The window CTGGGGCATGTCAAAGCAGGGGAACTGAAGATAAAGAAGCGAAGCTCCGGCGCCAATAACCCTGCAGGGGATGCGGTGTCGCTCATTGGCGAGTACGGCATCCTCCAATAAGGCCGCGTCGCCAAATTCGGTGATCCCGGCTGTAATGCCGGAAGGAAGCTCGATGAGTGCAATGTCATAGTCCTCCAGGAATCTTTTTACGATGCCCTCCCCGCCATCAACATGGACGCAAATTCCAACCTCTGCTTTCTGAAATAAATGAGATGCTGCGGCTATGTAGTATGTTCCCCTGATCAGGAGGACTGCACCAATCACGCAGTTGGTTTTCTTGAAGAGAAAAAAGCCGCCGGAGGCTATCATAAGCTTTGAAATTTAAGACGATTAACGGGTCACCGTGAAACATATTGTGGCATTGCCATCATCGTCTTATTTCTTGCGCATCCAGACCCAATAGATTATAACTACGAATGCAATAAATATCACAAATATCAATACTGCCAACATGGGATTATAGGTCACTGGCGCTTTTATACCAGTTTGAATGGGGGTAGGTGTTGGCGCCGGGGTTTTGATGCCGGGCACCGGGGGACTGTATGTTACCTGTATGATTTTTGTTATGTTGTTCCCGTATCTGTCGGAAGCGGTTATGATAATATTATTTGCCCCTTCAAAAAGCGTGATTGTTTGATTCCATACCTCAGTTCCTGCGAATTTACCATTGACCAGTACTTCTTTGACCCCGGATTCGGAAAAAGCCGTGCCTGAAACGATAATTGTCTGGTTCGTGGATGTTTCACCCTGGTCGGGCGATTCGATCATCAATTGAGGCGGGGGAGGTGCCCTGAATACATGCCATGTGTTGCCCGATGCCGCGTATATGTAATCACCCGATGGACGGATGGCTATGGCACTTTTATCTGCGAGTCCCGTCATCGAAAAACTGCCTGCGATCTTTGGTGCATGAGGATTGCTGACATCCAGCAGATCAAATTGCGATGTCCCGTCAGCCTGTGCGAGATAAACCCCGCCATCCGATATTGCTATATCATAGACAATTTTTGTTCCGATAGTATGGAACATCTCTGTTGGCGTTGATGGATCGGACACGTCGATTATATAAAATCCCATTCTCCGCGCACCTGTTAGAAATGCGTAATTTCCAGATGCTGCCACCGCTATTCCACCCAATCCCTGAATATACCCGCTGACATCGGATTGCTGAACGTAAAACTTACCCACAAGCAAGGGGTTTGCTTCGTCGCTCAAATCGAAGATGAGCATTCCGGTGTTGGAATCGGCCACATACATATATCTGCCGGCGACAGCTACGTCATTTGCGGAGCTGAAATACGAGTAATGGTAAATTTCCCGTGGGTTTCCCGGGTCACTTATGTTGAGCACATATACCCATCCTGGACCTGCTGCAACATACAACTTTTCATCCGAGATCGACAGGCCAAGAACCCTATCAGATCCGCCAAAGTCATTGAATCTGGTAGCAATTTTCGGTCGTTCTGGATCGCTTGTGTTGTATATCAGAAGCGAGTTATCATCAGCGATAAACAGGTAACCTTCATAGAACTCTGCGCCATGGGGGTTGGAAGTTGTGAAAGTGGCTATCTCGCTCAGGTTTTCTAAAGGCGCTCCCCGTGTTGATCCCAGGATAGCGGATGACACCAGCATTAGCAGAAAGAACCCCCTTAACATATTTTTCACAATAAGATTTAGAGTATTATGTTATTTAAACCTATCCAATTCAGACTGCCGATAGAATTTGCAGGATAGCATTCCAGATATGCTCACCGCAAAGAGCTCGAAGAAGCGCGGCAGTAGTCTTTTATTTCAAATGTTCTTAGCATGGAGGGAAATATGGAGAGCGTCTCAAGCTGTAGCTTCACTCAAGCTCAATTCGCCCGCTGCAAGCGGGTGAACAAGTAAGTCGGATTTTTGGAATTTTTTCATAAGTTTGTCAATCTTTTCCGATTCTTTCGGAGAATAATAGGCTTCACCGCATTCATTACAGATATATGCGGTAATATTTTTTATGACCAGTATCTCTTCTCCCACCTTTACAACAAACTCGGTTTTTCCTTTCATTAACTTGCCTTTGCAGAAACTGCATCTATCGGGTTTCATTATTAGTCCTTCCTTATTCTGTTATCAATCCATTTAGTTTTTATTCATAGCAGAATATCTTTGGCAAATTCTCTTACCTGCGACTTATTTTCATCAGGACAGAAAACGTATAACTTTAAAAGAGGTTCTTGTGAGCCGAAAATAGGAGACTCTTTTTCGATTTCGTGAAGCCCTTCATCGTCAAGAATGAGTATGGGGGTCTCACCTGACTTAAAAAATTCATAAGAAGATTTGTATAATGTATTCTCGATTTTTTGTAAATGCACTATAATAAAATCTTTATCACAATTGCATTTTTCGGCCAATTCTTCTTCTAATATCTTGAAGTCTTTGGGTTTCAATCGCATTATTTTCCTTTTTTTCATTGGATTTAATTTTCTAAGGTCTATTTCGAATCCCCTTTTCAACAGATTTCTATTTTCCAAATCGTTTATTAATTTGAATGAGTTGCTTTCTTTGTTCGATAATATTTTTATGAAAAGCCTGCTGTCATCCAGCGATAGGTAGTTCTCCAAAAATTCATCGTTATCAAATTTGAGTAAATCCTCATCTAAAATCCCGTCATGTATGGCTATCTCCACAGCGCGATTTAGCATATTGTCTGAAATTGCCCTGACATGATGATAATATACTTGGGTATGCATCAAAAACCGAGCCAGACGATAACTTTCAATAGCATCTTGCCCTTTTTTCAAAATCGCAATCTCTGATCTCTCTCCATCGACCACTTTTTGTATGGTATGAAGAATCCTTTCAAGATCGAATATACCATATGCTACGCCTGTGTGGTAGGAATCTCTTCTTAAATAATCCAATCTATCCGCATCGATGTTTCCAGAAATAATTTTGCCATTGACGCTATCATTTTTTTCATTAAATAAAGAAAGAATATCATCTTTCAAGCCACCCAGAATCTTGTCTAAATCCTCATCTTCTTCTATTATCCGGAGTGTAATATCCTCATGGCTGATCTCTTTTTTGTTCACATTCTCAAGAATAGCTTCAAAATTATGGGATAAAGGTCCATGCCCGACATCATGGAGCAACGCAGCATAGCGAACAATCTCAATCTCATGGTCGCTTAGTCTGAGCTTTTCTGCCATTCTGGTTGCTATATGAAGAACTCCAAGCGTATGCTCAAATCTGGAATGGCAGGCGCTTGGATAGACCAGATGAGTGTTTCCCAATTGCTTAATTCGCCTGAGTCTTTGAACGACGGGTGTACTTAAAAGCTCCAGTTCTTTATGTGTGAGCCCGATAAAACCATAAAGAGGATCCCTGAAAAATTTTTCAAATTCAAGCATTACTCAGCCTGACAAAGATTCAATTGCTTTAAAAGTTCGACCGCAGTATCAATTTGTGACTGGTCCAGTTTCCAGCCAAAAGATTCGGCTGTTAATGTTATTTCTTCAGGTGTCATAGGCTTACCCTGCTCTGAAAGAATGTAATTTACTTTTGCAGCCCACGATAGAATATTTACATCAAGGTTCGCGGTTTTTTTGCAGATCTTGACTAAATTTACAATTTTATTATATTCATCCGTGTGTTCTTTCTTAATATGTTCGGTTATCTCATTGCCGTCTCTGGAAATTGTATAGCAGTACCTTTTCCAGTCCTCAGAGACTGTAAATCCGGTTGTTTCGCGGGTTTCCACTTCTTCTTTCACAAAATCGAGGTATGTAAGCTCGTGGATGGTGCTGGAGACTTCGGAACTATAGGGACCGTAGTAATGCGGCTTATATTTTACATCAACAAGTCCAAATAAAGATTCAAAATAGACCAGTTTTTGAATCGCAGTTCGCCCTGGAATACAATCTCCTGCGGCTTTAATGGTTATTAATATCGCATCCAAAAGTTCCAATTTAATCCCTCTGATAGCCTCTTGTAACATATATTTAATTTTTATAGTATTTAAATGCTGATGAGTTGTTTTAGGGGGGGAGAGGGCATAAACTCTAACGAAGCGGGGCGAAAGTATTCTGATAACACAAACAGGAGCAGATACAGTAATTAAAATCCACCGCAAAGAGCGCGAAGAAGCGCGGCAGCAGTCTTTTATAAAAAGCAACGAACTGATGCGAACTTGTAAGAACTCGGCGGTGCGATGTGAGCGCGCGGCGCCTTTCGCCTTTTGAGAATAAACGACGACCGCATCAAAGTTATTATTACAGAAATGATAATTTTAGGACTTTTACTTGTGGTTTTATAGCGTATCGATATAAAACAATAACGTCCCTTCCCTCAATGTCCCGCTCCTCCCGCTTCCGCGTGCACCGCCGCATACCTCTCCGTGATCAGCGCGCGCTTGAGCCTGAACATCACCTTCTGCTTATCGAAATTATACTGTTCTGCCAGCGTCCTGATGAGCCTCTTCTTTGATGCGCCTTTCAAGCTCATCTCAGACATGATACCGTCAACGAACTCCTTGCCCCGGTCAGCTTCCTTCTTAGCCTCGGCTTTTATTTCAGGCGAAGGCGCTTCAGCTTCTACAGCTTTGGGCGCCGCCTTTTGCACATCGGCCGTCCCCGGCGTCGCTGCATTCTCAGTTGGCTTTTCTGTTTTGACTGCTTTCTTTACTACTTCCGCCATGCCCATCACCTCGATATCTCAACGGGCGTGATAATACCTTTCTCTATCCCGAACCTGTTACCTGTGAGCAGGATACTATCCTGTACAGGCGCGACCTTAAATTTCTTTTCAACGGCGCTTCCGTTTGACTTTATCTTTAACATGCCGCCTTTCAGGAGTTTGAGCGCCCTTACAGTGTTGAGATTCAGCTCCACGAAATCGTTGTCATCAGGCAAACCAAACCACATGAAAGGGTTATACACGCTCACAAGTGCAGTTTTTGTTTCAGGCGGTTTTGGTGCCGCCTGGATTGCGCCGTATGCTGGTCTCTCGTATTTCGGGATCGTGAACTCATCGACTGCGTTAATCCCCAGCACCTTTTTCATGGTCTCGTGCAGTGAATTGAACTCGAATTTGGTACCCGCAATTATCCCGAGCGCATCAAGCCCGCTAGTTCCAGCGCCGCCCAGTGATTGCGCCCTTCCTTCATTATTGAGGAGCGTGCCTTTTTTCCTGTACAGGGGCTCATGGGCTATCACCACGTTCGCTTTTGTCGTGCCTGCATGTCCGGTCTGGACGATCAGGTTCGTGAGCTTTGAAAGGGTCTCAGAAGGAATCAGCGCGGATGGGTCGGATTCCAGGCAGAACAGAGTCTTTACCGCCCCTTTGTTGATATCCTCAACAAGCTGCGCCAGTGACTTTTGCTTTGCATCCTTAGAAAGGATATAAGCGCCCGTCGAATTCGCGAAGGGCTTGAGGAACGTTACTTTTGAGCCTGCGCTCTTTGCAAGTGAAAGCACGCTCTTCACCTGCTCAACATCCGAGAGCGGATGGAAATCCGAGATAACAAGCGAATCTTTCGTAAGCTGAAGTTTTGGAATATCGGCAGGTCTGATATTCTCATCGGCAAGAGGCAGATCTTTCCACCATACAGCTGTAATTCTTGCACCTTTATTCTTGGCAGAAAGAAGCCGCCGGACTATCAGCGGATATTGCTCATAGGGATCAATGAAAAGCACTATATGCTTTGCAGCCTCGATTTCGCTATAGGGTATCCCAATGCTGAGCGTCTGATACACATCCTTCGGGAATGCCTCAAAGTTTGCTCCTGTGCACAAATATGATTCAGCCAGTTTCTGGAACGCAAGCAGCTCCTCGCATGTGGTATTTCCGGGGGATAAGAATGCAACCTTGCCTGCCGAGATCCTCCCAGCCGCCTCTTTTGCCGCATCTTCAAGCGTTGTTTCTTTTCCATCCACCGCCGATTTTACAGGTGAATAGAGGCGGGGAAGGCTCATCCCGAACCTGCATAACTTCCCGGCATTGGCAGGTGAGGATTTCCTGAAATCCACTTCAATAGCGCCATTTTCGCGGATATACAGACCGCAGCCGAAATTGCAGCCCGGGCATATGGTTGAATATACGTTCATGTCTCAGACCTCCAGCTTTGCTTCAAAGTATGGTGGCTTCCTCAGATCCATTCCGGGCTCGTACTTTAATTGCTCCTGCACAGGATTTGCAAAGCGTCTGTACAGCCTTGTAAGCGGTATGTCCACCGGGCATACATCGCTGCACTGCCCGCACCCGATGCAAGAGTCAGCAAGATGCAAGAAGCGCACAAGGTGATACATGGACATCTTGTAGGCATCGCCTCTTGAATGATACTCCGTGCACTTTGAAATATCGCCGCATGAGCAGGTGGGACACACAGCCTTGCATGCCCCGCAGTCTATGCAGTGCTCAAGCTCTTTCCTGAAATAATCGAGCCTGTTATCGATCGGGACAAAGACCTTATCCTTCCATTTCTTTCCAAGACCTTCCATCACGCCTTTTATCTTGGCACGTGCTGCAACTCCTTTCTCATCTGGCTTCTGCACTTGTACATATCCGGCGTCGATGGCATTCTGAAGGAGCTTTGCCCCCTTTTCAGAATTTATTTCAACGAATGTGGCTTTGCCAACAAGGTCTCCGGTGACGCCCCAGTTGCCGCAGGCAATGTCGGCGTTGCCGGGGATCTTTATCGTGCAATATCGGCAGCTCTCGCGTCTTCCGTATCCTTTCTCTTCAAGTTCGTCGATGGTAATTGCATGCTCTTTTCCATCCTTTGTCTCGAAGATGAGTTTCCCTTTCTCAATTTCTTCACCGTGAACATCTTCGGGTTTTATCTTGTACATCACTTCAAGCATCTCGCGGGTTACGACAGGATGCATCGATCCTCCGCAGTTCAATCCCACGATGAACGTATCATTAAGATTTACCGCATTGCGCTTGCCCTGCTCGATTATTCCGCGTACATCACATCCCTTGGCAGGAAGTGCTATTTTCAAATCTCTATTCGCGATCAACTTTGCAAAGTTGCTCGGAACAGAGTGCAGGGAACCTGCAGAGTTCAATACTTCGTTGACATCAGAGGTGATGATCGGAACAGCCTCGAACTCATTTATTTTCTTAAGTACTACAACAGCATCCACAAGCTTCTTTTCAAGCGCCGCCGCCAGCATTGAGGTTACAAGACCTCCCGAGCCTCCCCGGCTCCTGACCTCTTCTTTTGTTGACCAGCCCACGTACATCTCACCTTTTTGCATCAGGCTACCCCCTCTGGTTTAAGCGGGCTTGGCCCGATCTTTTTTATCTGCTCCGTGACATCGCGGATGAAATTAGCGAACTTCTCCCCTTCACTAGCAGATATCCAGTTAAGCTGGAGCCTCTCTTTCTCGATTCCCAATTCCCGCACCACATTTTCAAGGAATTTGTATTTTATTTTTGTCTTATCGTTGCCATTGACATAATGGCAATCCCCTATGTGGCATCCCGTGACCAAAACAGCATCTGCACCTTCAAGGAACGCATTGAACACATGAAGCGGGTCTATCCTGCCTGAGCACATGACTCGTATGATCCTTGTGGACGGTGGCTGCTGGAATCTCCCCATGCCCGCGCTGTCTGCGCCCCCGTAGGAGCACCAGTTGCAGCAGAACGCCACGATCTTGGGTTCCCAGCCGTTCCCCGCCACCGTGGGCTTCTCAGCAGCACTCATGCTGCTACCTCCTGGAACTTGAACACGTTCTTGACCTGAGCAAGCACCTGTTCGTTCTTGAAGTGGCTCTGCTCGAGCGCACCGGTCGGGCATGCTGTCACGCACGTCCCGCAGCCCTTGCAAAGTGCTTTCATGACATTTGCCTTACCGATCGATTCATCCATCTTTATGGCCTGGAACGGGCACATGGGTATGCATACACCGCATCCCACGCATACATCCGGATTAACGACGGCAGTGATGCCTTCTGTTATGGCTTTCTTGTTCTTGAGCAGTATTGTTGCACGGCTTGCACATGCGCTGCCCTGGGAGACCGCATAGGGAATGTCCTTTGGTCCTGATGCAACGCCTGCAAGGAACACTCCATCGATGGTGGTGTCCACGGGCCGCAGCTTTGGATGGGCTTCCATGAGCAGGCCGTCAGCCGCTTTCGATAATTTCAATAACTGCTGGATCTGGTTTATGCCCTCATTCGGTACAATACCCGTGGCGAGGACAAGAAGGTCGAATTCAAGATTGCGAATATCATTTGCCAGCGTATCCTCGACACGCACCTTGATGTTCTTTGTAACCGGGTCTTCCTTCACTTCCGCAGGTCTTCCGCGAAGGAACTTCACGCCCAGGTTTCGAGACCTGTTATACGATTCCTCGTAACCCCTGAAGGGTGTCCTGATATCTATGTACATTATCGTATGGTCTGTCTCCGGGCGCTTTTCTTTCAGCAGCTGCGCGTTCTTGATGGTGTACATGCAGCACACGCCAGAACAGTAAATATTGGTAGCCTTATCCCTCGAGCCAACGCAGTTCACGAATCCAACACGTATCGGTTCCTTGCAGTCCGAAGGTCGAACGACGTGCCCGCCCGTTGGACCTGCGGCATTAAGTAATCTTTCAAATTCCATTGCAGTGATGACATTATCATATAATCCGTACCCGAAATCGTGCCTGGGCTCGGGATCGTAGGTCTTGAAGCCGACCGCCCCTATTATGACGCCCACGTTAAGATCAGTATACGAAGGCTGCATATCATAATTTATCGCGCCGCGCTCGCACGCCTTTGCGCATGCCTTGCATGAAATGCAGTTCTCCTTATCAAGAACGGCGCGCAGCGGCACAGCCTGGGGGAAGGGAACAAAGATCGCTTTTCGCGTGCCAAGTCCTTCGTTGAAATCATAGGGCACCTCAACTGGGCACACCTCACTGCATTTGGCGCAGCCTGTGCATTTGGCGATATCAAGGTATCTGGGTTTATGCTCGACCTTCACATTGAAATTGCCCACATAACCGTCCACGGCTTTCACTTCTGAATAGCTCATTATCTTGATATTCTTGTTCCTTGCCACTTCCACCATCTTCGGACCAAGGATGCAGATGGAGCAGTCGTTCGTGGGGAACACCTTGTCAAAGCGTGCCATCCTGCCGCCGATTGAGGGCTCCTTCTCGACCAGGTACACCTGGAATCCCATGTCAGCGAGGTCAAGCGCAGCCTGCATTCCTGCCACACCCGCACCGATGATAAGGGCTTTGTCAGTGACCGGTACTTCGCTTGCCTGGAGGGGTTCAAGCAATTTTGCGCGCTCAACACCCATGCGCACGAGATCCTTGGCTTTCTCTGTGGCCTTCTCCTTTTCCCACATGTGTATCCATGAGCAGTGGTCTCTGATATTCACGAATTCAAGGAAGTACTGGTTCAATCCCATCTGCTCGATACATGCGCGGAATGTGGGTTCGTGTGTCTTTGGCGAACATGCCGCAACCACAACACGATTGAGGTTGTACTCTTTTATCTTCTGCTGGATGTCGGCCTGTCCGGAATCAGAGCACGTGAACTTGTTGACGGAAGTGACCTTTACGCCGGGCAGAGTTCCAATATAATCAACAACAGCTTTTGTGTTAACAACACCGCCTATGTTCACGCCGCATTCGCATACAAAAACGCCTACCCGTTTTTCATCGCTATCCTTCTTAATATCAGTACTTTTTGATTCAGTACCATCGCTCATTTCTTCACTTCCTTGACAGGGTTTTGCCCCAATTTCTTGATCTCTTCTGTAAAATCTCGAATAACTTCTGAGAATCGTAATCCTTCGCTGGCAGAGATCCACTCAAGCCGAAGCCTTTTATCAAACCCCAGTTTTGCCAGTGCTTTCTTTGTATTATTTATCCTGACCTCTGCGTTCTTGTTCCCGTCGATGTAGTGGCAGTCACCGATATGGCATCCAGCCACGAGCACTCCGTCTGCTCCGTCTTTCAATGCTTTCAGGATAAATGCGGGTTCGACCCGGCTTGAGCACATAACACGGAGTACCTTCACAGTCGGAGGATACTGGAACCTGCTCACGCCCGCAAGGTCTGCGCCAGCATATGAACACCAGTTGCAGCAGAATGCCAGGATATTCGGCTCCCAGCCATTTCCCGCCTGCGCGCCTGACGCCGCTTCTGCGCTCATACCGTTACCTCCACAACGCCGATGGAAATGCTCTTTACGCCCTTATCAAATGCATTGATCGCCTCACCTATCTCTTTTGATGAGAAATGCTGGGCTGTGATTGCTCCAGCGGGGCATGCAGCCGCGCAAGAGCCGCAGCCCTTGCACGCAGCAGGATTGATGCGCGATTTCTTAGTGGTGTAAGTGACCTCTTCGACTTTGACCGTCACATCCTGCAGCGATGGTGCATTATATGGACACATAGTAACGCACGTTCCGCATCCTATGCATTTTGCCTCATTCACAACGGATATCGCGCCCTCGGTCTCGATGAACTTCCGGGATAGAATTGTGCAGGCACGGGATGCAGCGGCGCTTGCCTGCGATATGGCTTCATCCATGAGCTTCGGGGCCTGGGCGCTCCCGCACAGGAATACGCCGTCAGTGGCAAAATCCACCGGGCGAAGCTTGGGATGGGCTTCCAGGAAGAATTTGTTCTTATCAAGAGGTATCTTGAATAGCTGGTTAATCTCTTCGTTCTCGCCCGCAACGAGAGGTGTGCTCAGGACCACAAGATCTGAAGCGATCTCGATATCATCGTTGAGCATGGAATCATGCACGACAACTGAACTGCCCTGAACTTTTGGGGGATTTTCCGCATCATATTTAATGAATATTACGCCAAGGTCTCTTGCATTCTCGTAAAGCTTTTCCATCACTCCGTACGTCCTCATGTCCCTGTAAAGCACATAGACGTTTGCGCTGCTTTTCCCTTTTTTGATCCTTATTGAGTTTTTCACCGCATCCACGCAGCATGTGCGCCCGCAGTATTCACGCTCTTTATTTCGCGCCCCGACGCACTGGATCATCGTGATAGTATTTGCTGTAATACTTTTTCCAAGCATTTTTTCAAGCTGCGCCTGCGTGACCACACGGCTATCCTTGCCATAATTGAACAATCCGGAAGGCTCAAAGTTCCGTGCGCCCGTTGCAACAACGGCCGCCCCAAAGTCAACTGGTATTTCTTTTCCTTTTGAAAGCACAACTCCCTTGAAGTTACCAAGATAGCCTTCCACCTTCATGAGTTTGGCCTCATTTACGATCTTGATTTTCTTATTCTCATCAACTCTCTTGATAAGGTCTCTTAGCACATCTGCAGGTTTCTTTCCATCGTATAGTTCGGTCATTTCCCGGAGCATCCCGCCAAGTTCCTTTTCCTTCTCGACAAGGGTCACATTATAACCATTATTGGCAATATCGAGCGCAGCTGTCATACCGGCCACCCCGCCGCCGAGAACTAGCGCATTGTTGATAAGCGACACTTTTTGCTTGTATAGAGGCTGGAAAAGGGCTGATTTTGCAACTGCCATCTGCACGATCCCCTTTGCCTTCTCGGTGGCTTTCTCTTTCTCTTTCATGTGTACCCAGGAGCAGTGCTCGCGGATATTGGCAAGTTCGAAAAGATACGGGTTAAGTCCTGCCTCGCGGCATGTATTCTGGAAAAGAGGCTCGTGGGTTCGCGGAGTACATGATGCCACGATAACACGATTAAGATCGTTCTTTGCGACAGCATCTTTTATCGTGACTTGGGAGTCTGAGGAACATGCGTACAGCATTTCCTGCGCATGCGCAACACCGGGCAGCGTTCTTGCATACTCTACGACGGCTGGGACATTGACAACGCTTCCTATGTTTATCCCGCAGTGGCAGACGAAAACGCCGATGCGAGGCACGGGAGAAAGCGGCTTCTCTACAGGGAACTTTCTCTCTTTAATAAGGGTTCCCCTTTCACCGGATAATAACGCTGCAGCCTTGGATGCCGCTGCGCTTGCCTGGGCCACGGTGTCGGGAATATCTTTCGGCCCCTGGGCCACGCCGCAGACATATACCCCGGCAACGCTCGTCTCCA is drawn from Candidatus Methanoperedens sp. and contains these coding sequences:
- a CDS encoding serine protease, with the translated sequence MIASGGFFLFKKTNCVIGAVLLIRGTYYIAAASHLFQKAEVGICVHVDGGEGIVKRFLEDYDIALIELPSGITAGITEFGDAALLEDAVLANERHRIPCRVIGAGASLLYLQFPCFDMPQPGDSGSPIFQKGKVVGLLSSIMLSSCTGTAVSSDVLHALSI
- a CDS encoding type II toxin-antitoxin system MqsA family antitoxin, whose product is MKPDRCSFCKGKLMKGKTEFVVKVGEEILVIKNITAYICNECGEAYYSPKESEKIDKLMKKFQKSDLLVHPLAAGELSLSEATA
- a CDS encoding HD domain-containing protein; this encodes MLEFEKFFRDPLYGFIGLTHKELELLSTPVVQRLRRIKQLGNTHLVYPSACHSRFEHTLGVLHIATRMAEKLRLSDHEIEIVRYAALLHDVGHGPLSHNFEAILENVNKKEISHEDITLRIIEEDEDLDKILGGLKDDILSLFNEKNDSVNGKIISGNIDADRLDYLRRDSYHTGVAYGIFDLERILHTIQKVVDGERSEIAILKKGQDAIESYRLARFLMHTQVYYHHVRAISDNMLNRAVEIAIHDGILDEDLLKFDNDEFLENYLSLDDSRLFIKILSNKESNSFKLINDLENRNLLKRGFEIDLRKLNPMKKRKIMRLKPKDFKILEEELAEKCNCDKDFIIVHLQKIENTLYKSSYEFFKSGETPILILDDEGLHEIEKESPIFGSQEPLLKLYVFCPDENKSQVREFAKDILL
- a CDS encoding Coenzyme F420 hydrogenase/dehydrogenase, beta subunit C-terminal domain, with the protein product MQKGEMYVGWSTKEEVRSRGGSGGLVTSMLAAALEKKLVDAVVVLKKINEFEAVPIITSDVNEVLNSAGSLHSVPSNFAKLIANRDLKIALPAKGCDVRGIIEQGKRNAVNLNDTFIVGLNCGGSMHPVVTREMLEVMYKIKPEDVHGEEIEKGKLIFETKDGKEHAITIDELEEKGYGRRESCRYCTIKIPGNADIACGNWGVTGDLVGKATFVEINSEKGAKLLQNAIDAGYVQVQKPDEKGVAARAKIKGVMEGLGKKWKDKVFVPIDNRLDYFRKELEHCIDCGACKAVCPTCSCGDISKCTEYHSRGDAYKMSMYHLVRFLHLADSCIGCGQCSDVCPVDIPLTRLYRRFANPVQEQLKYEPGMDLRKPPYFEAKLEV
- a CDS encoding hydrogenase iron-sulfur subunit translates to MSAAEKPTVAGNGWEPKIVAFCCNWCSYGGADSAGMGRFQQPPSTRIIRVMCSGRIDPLHVFNAFLEGADAVLVTGCHIGDCHYVNGNDKTKIKYKFLENVVRELGIEKERLQLNWISASEGEKFANFIRDVTEQIKKIGPSPLKPEGVA
- a CDS encoding CoB--CoM heterodisulfide reductase iron-sulfur subunit A family protein, with the protein product MSDGTESKSTDIKKDSDEKRVGVFVCECGVNIGGVVNTKAVVDYIGTLPGVKVTSVNKFTCSDSGQADIQQKIKEYNLNRVVVAACSPKTHEPTFRACIEQMGLNQYFLEFVNIRDHCSWIHMWEKEKATEKAKDLVRMGVERAKLLEPLQASEVPVTDKALIIGAGVAGMQAALDLADMGFQVYLVEKEPSIGGRMARFDKVFPTNDCSICILGPKMVEVARNKNIKIMSYSEVKAVDGYVGNFNVKVEHKPRYLDIAKCTGCAKCSEVCPVEVPYDFNEGLGTRKAIFVPFPQAVPLRAVLDKENCISCKACAKACERGAINYDMQPSYTDLNVGVIIGAVGFKTYDPEPRHDFGYGLYDNVITAMEFERLLNAAGPTGGHVVRPSDCKEPIRVGFVNCVGSRDKATNIYCSGVCCMYTIKNAQLLKEKRPETDHTIMYIDIRTPFRGYEESYNRSRNLGVKFLRGRPAEVKEDPVTKNIKVRVEDTLANDIRNLEFDLLVLATGIVPNEGINQIQQLLKLSKAADGLLMEAHPKLRPVDTTIDGVFLAGVASGPKDIPYAVSQGSACASRATILLKNKKAITEGITAVVNPDVCVGCGVCIPMCPFQAIKMDESIGKANVMKALCKGCGTCVTACPTGALEQSHFKNEQVLAQVKNVFKFQEVAA
- a CDS encoding hydrogenase iron-sulfur subunit, translated to MSAEAASGAQAGNGWEPNILAFCCNWCSYAGADLAGVSRFQYPPTVKVLRVMCSSRVEPAFILKALKDGADGVLVAGCHIGDCHYIDGNKNAEVRINNTKKALAKLGFDKRLRLEWISASEGLRFSEVIRDFTEEIKKLGQNPVKEVKK
- a CDS encoding FAD-dependent oxidoreductase, which produces MKGSVAVVGGGIAGIQAALDLADSGFKTYLIESRPSIGGTMAQLDKTFPTNDCAMCILSPKLVETARHPNIELLSYSDVTSITGKAGDFNVKVVKKARYVDETKCTGCGTCTEKCPSKVADEYNAGMSKRKSIYIPFAQAIPRVATIDSAHCLYLTKGKCGVCKKVCGPKAVDYEQKDKEIELNVGSVVLATGFKPFDPSVLRQYRFDHPDVITSLQFERLLSASGPTQGHVTRQSDGKVPKKIAFIQCVGSRNPRINRKHCSSVCCMYATKESIIAKEHDPELDITIFHIDIRAFGKNFEEFYNRARREYGIKYINSRPPEVIVDSNNALSLKYEDFNTGDLVNRDFDMVVLSIGLDPADSTRNIAQSSGIALDDFGNIATSIENPVETSVAGVYVCGVAQGPKDIPDTVAQASAAASKAAALLSGERGTLIKERKFPVEKPLSPVPRIGVFVCHCGINIGSVVNVPAVVEYARTLPGVAHAQEMLYACSSDSQVTIKDAVAKNDLNRVIVASCTPRTHEPLFQNTCREAGLNPYLFELANIREHCSWVHMKEKEKATEKAKGIVQMAVAKSALFQPLYKQKVSLINNALVLGGGVAGMTAALDIANNGYNVTLVEKEKELGGMLREMTELYDGKKPADVLRDLIKRVDENKKIKIVNEAKLMKVEGYLGNFKGVVLSKGKEIPVDFGAAVVATGARNFEPSGLFNYGKDSRVVTQAQLEKMLGKSITANTITMIQCVGARNKEREYCGRTCCVDAVKNSIRIKKGKSSANVYVLYRDMRTYGVMEKLYENARDLGVIFIKYDAENPPKVQGSSVVVHDSMLNDDIEIASDLVVLSTPLVAGENEEINQLFKIPLDKNKFFLEAHPKLRPVDFATDGVFLCGSAQAPKLMDEAISQASAAASRACTILSRKFIETEGAISVVNEAKCIGCGTCVTMCPYNAPSLQDVTVKVEEVTYTTKKSRINPAACKGCGSCAAACPAGAITAQHFSSKEIGEAINAFDKGVKSISIGVVEVTV